The bacterium nucleotide sequence TACTCCTAATGCCTTTGCTACGGGTAGAAATCCAAACCATGCGGCGGTGGCTGTAACTGATGGAATACTTCAATTATTAAGCGAAGATGAGTTAGAAGGAGTTTTAGCCCATGAATTGGCTCATATTAAAAATCGGGATATTTTGATTGCGACTATTGCCGCAACTATTGTGGGTGCAATCAGCTGGATGATTCATTTTGCCAGATGGATACCAATAGGCCGAAGCGATGATGAAGAAGGAAGTAATCCATTAGCATTTATAGTGATGCTTATTGTTGCTCCTATAGCCGCAATGCTGATTCAAATGGCTATCTCACGCTCGCGGGAATATTTAGCCGATGCCTCTGGTGCACAGATGTGTGGAAAACCACTAAGTCTTGCCAATGCCTTACGAAAATTAACGCTTGGTGTTCAACGCCTACCAATGGACGCTAACCCAGCTACGGCTCATTTGTTTATTGTCAACCCACTCCTGGGTGGTGGTTTAATGACGCTATTTAGCACTCATCCACCTATAGAATCAAGAATAGCAAAATTAGAAAATCAGGTTATCGGTAATGAGGTAACCAGGTAATTGGAGGAAATTTTTATGTCAAATGTAAAGATTGGCTCAATAATATTACGAGTCCTTAGTGTCATAGCCGTTTTATTAATAATGGTCGTAGTGGGCACGGCTATATATATCTTTTTACCTACATCTGCGGTGGGAAAAACGGTTATTGTTCCAGATGTAACCGGAAAACATTTAATCAATGCCACAAATATTTTATGTAAGTCTAAACTGAGGGTTAATAAGATTTATGAGGAACATTCCCTGGAGAAAAATTATATTATTTCCCAGGACCCTCTACCGGGAACAAAGGTAAAATCAGGAAGGACGATAGACTTAAAAGTAAGTATGGGCAACTCTATGGTTATTCGAGTTCCAAATCTTCAAAATATTCCTCTTACAGAAGCAAAACATCATCTTAACCGCTTATCAAATCAAAAATTACAGACAGGGCAAATATCTTATATATACTCTTCGGTAGAAAAAGATTATGTCATTGCTCAAAGCCCGCTCCCTAAAACAAAATTACCAGAGAATTCTAAAATAAACCTGCTTATCAGCCTGGGTAATAGACCGCTTAGTTTTTATATGCCTGAATTAACTGGCATGAAACTTGATGAGGCAACTGAATTAGTTAAAAAAATAGGCTTAAGGATAACTCGAATCCGCGAAGAAATATCCACTGAATATGAACGAGGAACAATCATCAATCAAAAACCCCTTTATGGATATAGAGTTACAATTGGGGATGGGCTGACATTAACGGTAGCAAATAAATAGATAAAATGGCTAAGAAGAAAAAATCTGTCAAGAAAAAATCCAAACAAGGTTTTACGGCTATCTTTAACAAGGAAGAAAACTTTTCTCACCTTTCCTTTCCACAAATACTTATTGGCTTACTTATCTTTATTGTCTCTTTCTTCATTTACTTAAAGACACTGACACCTACGGTTGGCTATCATGATTCTGGAGATATGACCGTAGCGGCATTTTTGTTAGGTATCCCTCATCCACCTGGTTATCCTCTTTATTGTCTCTGTGGAAAATTATTTACCTGCATTCCAATAGGAAATATCGCCTATCGACTAAATATGATTTCTGGTTTATTTGGGGCATTAACCGTGATGATGGTATATTTTATTACTTTAAAAATAGGAAGTAGGAAGTGGGAAGCAGGAAATAAAGAGAATAAACTCATCCCTCATCTCTTATCCTTCATCCCTGCGGTAGTAGCAAGTTTTATGTTGGCATTTGCCGTGACATTCTGGGAACAGGCAGTTATTGCCGAAAAATATACCTTAAATGCCCTGTTTGCCACGCTTTTAATCTTTATCTTACTAAAGTGGGCAGAACCAATGAGCACGGAGCAAAAAACTCAAAACTATCTCTACCTATTTTCTTTCCTCCTTGGTTT carries:
- a CDS encoding PASTA domain-containing protein yields the protein MSNVKIGSIILRVLSVIAVLLIMVVVGTAIYIFLPTSAVGKTVIVPDVTGKHLINATNILCKSKLRVNKIYEEHSLEKNYIISQDPLPGTKVKSGRTIDLKVSMGNSMVIRVPNLQNIPLTEAKHHLNRLSNQKLQTGQISYIYSSVEKDYVIAQSPLPKTKLPENSKINLLISLGNRPLSFYMPELTGMKLDEATELVKKIGLRITRIREEISTEYERGTIINQKPLYGYRVTIGDGLTLTVANK
- a CDS encoding zinc metalloprotease HtpX, whose amino-acid sequence is MNSFKTFVLLLGLTLLLIFVGQAVGGREGATYAFGIALLMNFGSYWFSDKIVLAMYRAKPVTQKESPKLHRIVDNLCQFSQLPKPKVYIIPELTPNAFATGRNPNHAAVAVTDGILQLLSEDELEGVLAHELAHIKNRDILIATIAATIVGAISWMIHFARWIPIGRSDDEEGSNPLAFIVMLIVAPIAAMLIQMAISRSREYLADASGAQMCGKPLSLANALRKLTLGVQRLPMDANPATAHLFIVNPLLGGGLMTLFSTHPPIESRIAKLENQVIGNEVTR